The region ACCCCTTCCAGATTAAGCACCGCTATCCCGCCTAATCGCCCCATCTCGATAGCAAATCGGCAGTCTACCACTCCATCCATGGCCGCCGCCAGGATGGGAATTTCGATCTGGTCATCTCCAATCTGCCAGGTTATATCTACCTCATCCGGATCGAGCGTAACTAATCCCGGCACCAGGGCGATCTCATCAAACCCATAACATCGCCTGGCCTTCCGACCTCTTCCTACCCACATACCCATGTGTCTTATGCCTCCTTGTTTAGGTAATTATGGGATGGTTCACCTTACTGTGAAAGCTTGCGGCTAAATTAGAAACCCGTTTTTTCCGAAAAAACGGGTTTCTGATCTCGTGTAACCCGAGTAGGTTGCCCCGAATTATTGAGGAAGATACGAAGGACCCGCAAGGTTTCACAAGAAAAATGGACGATTTGAACCGTCCCGTAATTATCAATTGTAACTACTCAGGTAGATAGGCTGAAGGCTTTTAGGGATAGCCTTTACAGCCTATCCGCCTGAATAGGTCTTAAATTGCTTGATTCGAACATTGCGGGATAATTGAACTTCAGCCTTCAGCCTATCTACCTGCAATTAACCATTACTAATGATTAAATGGCCCTACCGCCAAAGTCACCCCGACCACTTATCTTTGGTGATGGGTTGTTTGGTGCCTGGTAGTCTGGTAACTATCAGACCATAGACACCCAGCCCCCGACACCAGACTACCAGACAAACTGGTTTCTGAGTGAGTTGGGCGGTATAGCGTTAAATCTTTTTCACCACCTGTCCCAGAACTCCACCCAGACTATGACTGGCCTTAGCCACCGCCTGATAAAGGTAATGAAGCTTCTCCTTATCCCTGGTTACATCCAATCCTTTATCCGGCCTTAGCCGTTGGAGGACACCTTGGATACTTCCCGAGATAAGCCTGGTACTCATCGCTTGATTTATCTGATTATTGATCTCGTTCAATCGCCTATAGTCAGAATTGTCCCGGAGAATACCTAAGGCCTCTTCACATATATCTTTGACCTGAAAGGCCTCTTGGATAATCGTCCTTATATCTCTTCTTAGTCGCTCAAGCTGTGGTTTAGGCCGATAAATTTCGGCCTCTTCCAAAATTCCTTTTATATCCAGGGGTGCCTGACAATATTGATCTATGGCCTCAGCCAGGTCCATAATAAGCACCCCTTCCTTCAGTATTCCTCCCTGAGTGGCATTAATACATGTGGCCTTTGTCCGGGCAATCTCCCAATGAAACCATTCCTGATAGACCGCCAATTTTTTGTGCGTAGGCACAGACTGGCCGTAGATGTCTTTCCTCCAGATAAACTCATCCCCGATATACTCCCGATGTTTCATCTCGAGGGGCGCCCGGCCGGCCAATTCTTTAGCCCACTGTTCTTCATAAGACCCACCCGAAACAAAGGCACGGTTATCCGGGAAAGAAAGATCTTGCCCGACAAAGATAATGGGATCCGCCCCAATTTTTCGGGCCAGATCAAAGGCATAAGTAGCCACCGAGCCTCCCCCTTTTAGAGAAATATAAGGCTCTTCTCTCAGGTATTCCATAATCCAATCCATTAATATATGGCCATGCGAGGCAATGAGCTTAAGGCCTGAGAAATGTTTAAAAATTCGAGGATAGCAAACCGAGTCCGCTACTAAGGCCACATCATTCAGGTCAAGCCCTCTAAAATGGTGATAATTCTTCACCTGGGCATCAACCGTAATCACTATATCCGGCTTAATTCCCCGCTTCAGGACCGCCTTGAGGGCCGTATCAACGGATATAAGAAGGGCCTTTCCCCTGGCCATAGCTAAATCTTGAATATTCTTATCTAAGGAGGGGCCAGCCGAGATAATGATGGCCGGTTGATCAGGGAATTTACCGAAAAGGGAATCAAGGGGAGGGTTGCTGATGATCTCAGGGATATTGTCCAGGATATTTTCCTGCCACAACATACCAAAAGAGCTCAGGCTGGCCAGATTCATCAGCCCTGCCTCCAGGACACCCTTTATCAACCCCATCACTTTTCTGTAGTAAGCCGGTTCCAAAGAGAGACTCGGCCTATGCTCGATTACCTGAACTAATTCCAAACGATCCAGGGTAATAATTTCTCCCAGATAGTCAATTATCCGCCCATTCTCTTCTCCAATAAGTAGCCTCAGATGAGGAGATTTTAATAAGCCGGTCATATCCCTGGTTTCTAAAGCCACCTTAAATAGATCCAGATTAGGGTCTATCACTACCAGCTCGGTGTCCTCTTTGATCAC is a window of bacterium DNA encoding:
- a CDS encoding 6-hydroxymethylpterin diphosphokinase MptE-like protein gives rise to the protein MNYYQDNLSYLDERLKGRLGVITIARAIVEPSKKGEPTLKVIDRKEKAVSIHSPYDPRSEAKKILSQYELENKKAIIVLGFGLGYLAEEICSVIKEDTELVVIDPNLDLFKVALETRDMTGLLKSPHLRLLIGEENGRIIDYLGEIITLDRLELVQVIEHRPSLSLEPAYYRKVMGLIKGVLEAGLMNLASLSSFGMLWQENILDNIPEIISNPPLDSLFGKFPDQPAIIISAGPSLDKNIQDLAMARGKALLISVDTALKAVLKRGIKPDIVITVDAQVKNYHHFRGLDLNDVALVADSVCYPRIFKHFSGLKLIASHGHILMDWIMEYLREEPYISLKGGGSVATYAFDLARKIGADPIIFVGQDLSFPDNRAFVSGGSYEEQWAKELAGRAPLEMKHREYIGDEFIWRKDIYGQSVPTHKKLAVYQEWFHWEIARTKATCINATQGGILKEGVLIMDLAEAIDQYCQAPLDIKGILEEAEIYRPKPQLERLRRDIRTIIQEAFQVKDICEEALGILRDNSDYRRLNEINNQINQAMSTRLISGSIQGVLQRLRPDKGLDVTRDKEKLHYLYQAVAKASHSLGGVLGQVVKKI